ACCCTCGCCCGCGCGCAACAGGGGCAGGTAGCCGAGCGTTGGCAGCCCGGCACACCGCTTCGCACCACTCAATTTGGATCTGCCTAACGCAAAGTCATAAGGAGTACGCCCCATGCATGCGACGACCTACGACAACCAGCAAAACAGCCTTCGCCCTACTCCGCCCGGTCACGCCCCCAGCCTGCTCAAGCCGGCGGCCTTCGGCCCCAAAGCCCGCAAGCAGAAATCCCTCGCCAAATGCCATACCCTGGCGCACCGTAGCCAGACCGAGCCCTCCCGCGCCCGCGGCGGACAGCTCCAGACACCGGTCCTCGTACTCAATGCCTCCTACGAACCCATCAACATCTGCGGAGCCCGTCGCGCCCTCGTCCTGGTCCTCAAAGGCGTCGCCCGTACCGAAGAGGAACAGGGCGCAACCATGCACGCCGCGCGTGTGCGTATGCCCATGCCCTCCGTGATCCGCCTGCTTGAATACCGTCGCATCCCGCACCAGACACGCGCCCTTTCGCGCAAAAACATCCTTCTGCGCGACCGCTCCACCTGCCAGTACTGCGCCGTCATCTTCCCGAGCGGAGAGCTCAC
This genomic stretch from Terriglobus saanensis SP1PR4 harbors:
- a CDS encoding HNH endonuclease, whose translation is MHATTYDNQQNSLRPTPPGHAPSLLKPAAFGPKARKQKSLAKCHTLAHRSQTEPSRARGGQLQTPVLVLNASYEPINICGARRALVLVLKGVARTEEEQGATMHAARVRMPMPSVIRLLEYRRIPHQTRALSRKNILLRDRSTCQYCAVIFPSGELTLDHVIPRSRGGTSTWENLVACCHNCNRRKGSQLLHELRDMKLLRQPSPFSLHTSRHIMRMLGSGEANWRKYLYFEAQAS